Proteins found in one Paenibacillus borealis genomic segment:
- a CDS encoding AraC family transcriptional regulator, with translation MGTTGVDIHLSSFSRHIQPFWHLFREGLDTYIIRLQAEGECEALIDGEMVPVMPGDLLLFRPGELYDLRIGEKESPLGFSADYYVMCTGDWVDEWWNKQVRAKKSRIAEDSKLHSIWQQLILEKRRIDGGSPEILEALFKALCLLLDRAIFEAPAASSSSLLQGLKIKNYVEEHATSPIRLEDVARHAGISVTRTVHLFKEQFGYSVMQYALQVRLAMALRLMDNSNYTLERIAEETGFGSYTYFHRVFRERYGVAPGVYRRRS, from the coding sequence GTGGGGACAACCGGTGTAGACATTCATCTCAGCTCATTTTCCCGGCATATCCAGCCGTTCTGGCATTTATTCCGTGAAGGGCTGGATACCTATATCATACGGCTTCAGGCAGAAGGAGAGTGTGAAGCGCTGATTGACGGGGAGATGGTCCCTGTAATGCCCGGTGATCTGCTGCTGTTCCGTCCAGGCGAGCTCTACGATCTGCGGATCGGCGAGAAAGAGAGTCCGCTCGGCTTCAGTGCAGACTATTATGTCATGTGTACAGGTGATTGGGTGGATGAGTGGTGGAACAAGCAGGTGAGGGCCAAGAAATCCAGAATAGCTGAAGACAGCAAGCTGCACAGCATTTGGCAGCAATTAATTCTGGAGAAGCGGAGGATTGACGGCGGCAGCCCGGAAATTCTTGAAGCGTTGTTCAAGGCATTATGCCTGCTGCTGGACCGGGCGATATTCGAAGCACCGGCAGCATCGTCTTCTTCGCTCCTGCAGGGACTGAAGATCAAGAACTATGTGGAGGAGCATGCGACTTCGCCGATCCGGCTGGAGGATGTGGCCCGCCATGCGGGGATCAGCGTCACCCGGACGGTGCATCTGTTCAAGGAACAGTTCGGATATTCGGTGATGCAGTATGCGCTGCAAGTCCGCCTGGCGATGGCGCTGCGGCTGATGGACAACAGCAACTATACACTGGAGCGCATCGCGGAGGAGACAGGCTTCGGCAGCTATACCTATTTCCACCGGGTATTTCGTGAACGGTATGGGGTTGCGCCGGGAGTATACCGGAGGCGTTCATAA
- a CDS encoding SGNH/GDSL hydrolase family protein produces the protein MNTNEEHKEATGLEFKYMVSGDSISKGVVYDEARSKYVILEDNYVSLLQGKLKGAMRNTARFGNTLMKGFGNLKRDVLKDKPDMVLIEYGGNDCDYHWGEIASNPEAEHSPKTDFPAFERMLLDMIDFLKNQGITPILMSLPPLNADNYFKWVSGNNPDSEVNIMKFLGSVTKIYWWQERYNSAIIKVAESTKTKIIDVRGAFLQQPDYTKFICRDGIHPNREGHRIIYDKVMDFIRTSEPQLLLDNSALPGH, from the coding sequence ATGAATACAAACGAAGAGCACAAGGAAGCCACGGGGCTTGAGTTTAAATATATGGTAAGCGGAGACTCTATTTCTAAGGGTGTTGTCTATGATGAAGCCAGAAGCAAGTATGTCATTCTGGAGGACAATTACGTGTCCCTGCTGCAGGGCAAGCTTAAGGGAGCCATGCGTAATACCGCCAGATTCGGCAATACGCTGATGAAGGGCTTCGGCAACCTGAAACGGGATGTGCTGAAAGACAAACCGGATATGGTGCTGATCGAATACGGAGGCAATGACTGCGACTATCACTGGGGAGAGATTGCGAGCAATCCTGAGGCGGAGCATAGTCCTAAAACCGATTTCCCTGCATTCGAGCGGATGCTGCTCGACATGATTGATTTCCTGAAGAATCAGGGAATTACTCCTATTCTGATGAGTCTGCCTCCGCTGAACGCGGACAATTATTTCAAATGGGTCAGCGGCAATAATCCGGATTCGGAAGTGAATATCATGAAATTCCTCGGCAGCGTTACTAAGATATACTGGTGGCAGGAGAGATATAATTCAGCAATTATCAAGGTCGCCGAGAGCACCAAGACCAAGATCATTGATGTACGGGGCGCTTTCCTCCAGCAGCCGGACTACACCAAGTTTATCTGCCGGGATGGAATCCACCCCAACCGGGAAGGCCACCGGATTATTTATGATAAGGTCATGGACTTCATCCGCACAAGCGAACCGCAGCTTCTGCTGGATAACTCGGCGTTGCCGGGACACTGA
- a CDS encoding glycosyltransferase family 4 protein has translation MRFTFPILTLCHGGAQRMLVELTNGLTARGHHVVILMPLGGDVSYEVHSTLHITDYTLLRESDFPVSDIIVSNFYTTVPVSQAASQNGKGIHVRLSLCYEPLFLPQNEVSFPSYHTTDKLIVLSQWQQELIELGHGISGSIVPVGISSSFQNMHIRHNLQEPLNITAILRKVENGFSWHREQDYLVKQLDIVKHNVPGVNINFISPPDEFYSSDSLQKMKASGKYRFFTPLNDDELCYHYNGADIFVSSSIFDTGSLPGLEAMRCGAALVSVYSGGNLEYARHEENCLLSYRYENRIAEDVIRLIQDPALRVRLASRGEADSRAWTWENSVRIMEQTTAGFLTGNSVNTPPKSALLQRLGSFRMRRR, from the coding sequence ATGAGATTCACTTTCCCCATTCTTACCTTATGCCATGGCGGGGCACAACGCATGCTCGTGGAGCTCACGAATGGTCTTACCGCCAGGGGGCACCATGTGGTCATCCTCATGCCGCTTGGAGGCGATGTTTCTTATGAGGTACATTCCACCCTGCACATTACCGATTATACGCTGCTTCGTGAATCTGATTTCCCGGTCAGCGATATCATCGTTTCGAATTTCTATACAACGGTCCCGGTATCACAAGCTGCAAGCCAGAACGGCAAGGGCATCCATGTGCGCCTGTCCCTCTGTTACGAACCGCTGTTTCTGCCGCAGAATGAGGTATCCTTTCCCTCCTATCACACCACCGATAAGCTGATTGTTCTGTCCCAGTGGCAGCAGGAGTTAATTGAGCTCGGTCACGGAATTAGCGGAAGCATTGTCCCCGTAGGGATCAGTTCCTCTTTTCAAAATATGCACATCCGCCATAATCTTCAGGAGCCGCTGAACATTACCGCGATCCTGCGCAAAGTGGAGAACGGCTTCTCCTGGCACCGTGAGCAGGATTATCTGGTGAAGCAGCTCGATATCGTCAAACATAATGTCCCGGGGGTAAATATCAACTTCATCAGTCCGCCGGATGAGTTCTACAGTTCGGATTCGCTGCAAAAAATGAAGGCCAGCGGCAAATACCGCTTTTTCACTCCCCTGAATGACGATGAACTCTGTTATCACTATAACGGGGCTGATATTTTTGTCAGCTCCAGTATTTTCGACACCGGATCTTTGCCGGGCCTTGAGGCCATGCGTTGCGGTGCTGCGCTTGTGTCCGTATACTCGGGAGGAAATCTGGAATATGCCCGCCACGAAGAGAATTGCCTGCTATCCTACAGGTATGAGAACCGGATTGCTGAGGATGTCATCCGGCTGATTCAGGATCCTGCGCTCCGTGTCCGCCTTGCCTCCCGGGGAGAAGCCGATTCCCGGGCCTGGACCTGGGAGAATAGTGTCAGGATCATGGAGCAGACCACAGCAGGCTTCCTGACAGGGAACTCCGTGAACACTCCGCCCAAATCAGCGCTCCTGCAAAGACTCGGCAGCTTCAGAATGCGCAGGAGATAA
- a CDS encoding DinB family protein — MRRLDQSLGYVELALAKLTEEKVWLRPRPKMNAIGNLCLHVAGSEYQHLVSGIGGRAADRDRPSEFLTRGGIPPEGLLGMMREVREESWSVIRGLTEGDLQRVVAVHYPESSGMEGYSWSIQKILIGAAEHYAYHTGQIVFAAKLLQEEEIHLLNWQHYD; from the coding sequence ATGAGAAGGCTGGATCAGTCACTGGGCTATGTGGAGCTGGCGCTCGCTAAGCTGACAGAGGAGAAAGTGTGGCTGCGGCCAAGACCCAAGATGAATGCCATCGGCAACCTCTGTCTTCATGTGGCAGGCAGTGAGTATCAGCATCTGGTCAGCGGAATCGGGGGCCGTGCAGCAGACAGGGACAGGCCGTCGGAGTTCTTAACACGGGGCGGAATCCCGCCGGAGGGACTGCTTGGAATGATGCGGGAAGTGAGAGAGGAGAGCTGGTCTGTCATCCGGGGATTGACCGAAGGGGATTTGCAGCGTGTTGTTGCCGTTCATTATCCCGAGAGCTCAGGAATGGAGGGCTACAGCTGGAGTATTCAAAAAATTCTGATCGGGGCGGCAGAGCATTACGCCTACCACACCGGCCAGATTGTATTCGCTGCAAAGCTGCTGCAGGAGGAAGAAATCCATCTCCTGAACTGGCAGCATTATGATTAA
- a CDS encoding sugar phosphate isomerase/epimerase family protein has product MAHTAGCLPLKELTATLQTYNIDFVQLALAKAIQDIDLSPGKLSPGLASYIGEQFDKAGIRIGVLGCYINPIHPDPAIRRVEIDRFKEHLRYARQFGAPMVATETGALTTFLESDPYRYEEIGWEALKATVEELAEEAEKWGVFLALEGVSTHTLSSPGKMRRILDEVPSSSIGVVLDPCNLIGEEVHLQDEIVDSSFSLFGDRIILAHLKDIYDDGSRIRHGASGRGLFHTTEFLNKLEAHKPMIDVSLEEVTGLDIKDTVNLLRNLRN; this is encoded by the coding sequence TTGGCACATACAGCTGGCTGCCTGCCGCTTAAAGAATTGACCGCCACCCTACAGACCTACAATATCGACTTCGTACAGCTCGCCCTGGCCAAAGCCATTCAGGATATTGATCTGTCTCCCGGCAAGCTTAGCCCCGGCCTGGCTTCCTATATCGGTGAGCAGTTCGATAAAGCCGGCATCCGTATTGGCGTGCTGGGCTGCTATATTAATCCGATTCATCCCGACCCTGCCATCCGGCGGGTAGAGATTGACCGCTTCAAGGAGCACTTGCGCTATGCCCGCCAGTTCGGTGCACCTATGGTCGCTACGGAGACCGGTGCATTAACGACTTTTCTGGAATCCGATCCTTACCGGTATGAAGAAATCGGCTGGGAAGCCCTCAAGGCAACGGTCGAGGAGCTGGCAGAGGAAGCGGAGAAATGGGGGGTGTTCCTGGCGCTTGAAGGAGTAAGCACCCATACGCTGTCTTCCCCGGGCAAAATGCGCCGCATCCTCGACGAGGTTCCCTCCAGCTCCATTGGTGTGGTACTGGACCCTTGCAACCTGATTGGTGAAGAGGTTCATCTGCAGGATGAAATCGTAGACAGTTCTTTCAGCCTGTTCGGTGACCGGATCATTCTGGCACATCTCAAAGATATCTATGATGATGGTTCCCGGATCCGTCACGGCGCTTCAGGACGCGGGCTGTTCCACACCACAGAGTTCCTGAACAAGCTGGAGGCTCATAAGCCGATGATCGACGTTTCACTGGAAGAAGTGACAGGGCTGGATATCAAGGACACCGTTAACCTGCTGCGCAATCTGCGCAATTAA
- a CDS encoding acetylxylan esterase: protein MNAIEQRKQELENCRPEPTLDPETIDEFWNDLLAEDEELPLDVTIIPEETPYPGMEVSKVSYTGYGETTIHAWYIRPAADTSERGDLPCIVTFPGYTGDRGYPERYAHFLMLGYAVLAVDVRGQLGETGNLLPQEEGIVRGWITQGLLEKERSYYVAVAIDTVRAIETAAQLPGVDHERIAITGGSQGGGIALLAGALSRRVAAVAADIPNLCRLDFGVLNSTSSLTEIADYLKRYPEHLERVLQNLAYFDIVNLAHRFTVPVLMSAGWKDTVCMPETIYAAYNRIESPKQMMDYPFSGHEVSEYQRRQTVLFFREHLG, encoded by the coding sequence ATGAATGCAATTGAGCAACGCAAACAGGAGCTTGAGAATTGCCGCCCAGAACCAACGCTGGACCCGGAAACGATTGATGAATTCTGGAATGATCTGCTCGCAGAAGATGAGGAACTGCCGCTGGATGTTACAATAATCCCTGAAGAAACTCCATATCCAGGCATGGAGGTTAGCAAAGTAAGCTATACAGGTTATGGGGAAACGACCATCCATGCCTGGTACATCCGGCCTGCTGCTGACACAAGTGAGCGGGGAGATCTGCCGTGTATTGTTACGTTTCCCGGTTACACCGGCGACCGGGGGTATCCGGAACGGTATGCTCACTTTCTAATGCTTGGCTATGCTGTACTCGCCGTGGATGTGCGTGGACAACTGGGAGAGACCGGCAATCTGCTGCCGCAGGAAGAAGGTATAGTCAGAGGCTGGATCACCCAGGGGCTGCTGGAGAAGGAACGTTCCTATTATGTGGCTGTAGCGATAGATACGGTTCGTGCCATAGAGACCGCAGCACAGCTGCCGGGTGTTGATCACGAGCGCATTGCCATCACCGGGGGGAGCCAGGGAGGCGGGATTGCGCTGTTGGCCGGGGCACTGAGCCGCCGGGTTGCTGCAGTGGCTGCAGACATACCGAATCTCTGCCGCCTGGACTTCGGGGTGCTGAATTCAACCAGCTCACTCACAGAGATTGCCGATTATCTGAAGCGCTATCCGGAGCATCTGGAGCGGGTGCTGCAGAATCTGGCCTATTTTGACATCGTTAATCTGGCGCACCGGTTTACCGTTCCTGTCTTGATGTCCGCAGGCTGGAAGGACACCGTCTGCATGCCGGAGACCATCTATGCTGCCTATAACCGAATTGAGTCACCTAAGCAGATGATGGATTATCCGTTCTCCGGGCATGAGGTCAGCGAATATCAGCGCAGGCAGACGGTACTCTTTTTCCGGGAGCATCTGGGTTAA
- a CDS encoding YkvA family protein, whose translation MNKDGDKLPAELVVENFEYSQKNEQLVKKSFWSKTRKAAGKIPFTKDAVAMYYCAIDAKTPLWAKGIAFGALAYFISPIDAIPDALIGLGFTDDAAVIAAGIRAIAGQVKEEHKQKAENFFEKS comes from the coding sequence ATGAATAAGGATGGAGACAAGCTTCCCGCGGAACTGGTCGTGGAGAATTTCGAATACAGCCAGAAGAATGAGCAGCTGGTGAAGAAGAGCTTCTGGAGCAAAACGAGGAAAGCGGCGGGCAAAATCCCGTTCACCAAAGATGCGGTTGCCATGTATTACTGCGCCATTGATGCCAAAACCCCGTTATGGGCCAAAGGCATAGCATTCGGTGCGCTGGCCTATTTCATTTCACCCATTGATGCGATTCCCGATGCGCTGATCGGACTCGGGTTCACGGATGATGCAGCGGTTATTGCCGCAGGCATCCGGGCGATTGCCGGACAGGTGAAGGAGGAGCATAAGCAGAAGGCCGAGAATTTTTTCGAGAAATCGTAA
- a CDS encoding winged helix-turn-helix transcriptional regulator, with amino-acid sequence MRDRKGGFGACPDGQGAACPVEFTLDVIGGKWKGVLLYHLMDSTKRFNEFRRICPGITQRMLTLQLRELEEDGVVHREVYHQVPPKVEYSLTEFGRTLIPIIKLMRDWGTEYQAKQQSADSRPPGSGRIEEEA; translated from the coding sequence ATGCGTGACCGCAAAGGCGGTTTTGGAGCCTGTCCGGACGGCCAGGGCGCCGCTTGTCCGGTTGAATTCACTCTCGACGTTATCGGCGGCAAGTGGAAGGGTGTGCTTTTATACCATTTGATGGATTCAACGAAACGCTTTAACGAGTTCCGCCGGATCTGTCCCGGCATAACGCAGCGTATGCTGACACTTCAGCTCCGTGAGCTGGAGGAGGATGGTGTGGTTCACCGCGAGGTGTATCATCAGGTTCCGCCGAAGGTGGAATACTCGCTGACCGAATTTGGCCGGACGCTGATTCCGATCATTAAGCTGATGAGGGATTGGGGCACAGAATACCAGGCGAAGCAGCAGTCCGCAGACAGCCGCCCCCCTGGAAGTGGAAGGATTGAGGAAGAAGCCTGA
- a CDS encoding NAD(P)H-dependent oxidoreductase, which translates to MDTTAKATATTKQEILAAYEYRHATKVFDSSRKISEEDFGFILETGRLSPSSFGFEPWKFVIVQSMDIREKLLPYAWGAQKQLPTASHFMLILARLPRDMAADSEYIQGMMRDVQNLPPEIAGGKQKVYDVFLKSDFGLEGNERAIFEWGARQTYLALGNMMTAAAQIGIDSCPIEGFDKAKIEQVLTEEGIMDPAHFGIACMAAFGYRVNEPRGKTRQTAGQVVQWV; encoded by the coding sequence ATGGATACCACAGCAAAAGCAACCGCAACAACCAAGCAGGAAATTCTGGCCGCTTATGAATACAGACATGCTACCAAGGTATTCGATAGCAGCAGAAAGATCAGCGAAGAGGATTTCGGGTTCATCCTGGAAACGGGACGCCTGTCACCGAGTTCGTTCGGATTCGAGCCCTGGAAATTCGTTATTGTCCAGAGTATGGATATCCGTGAGAAGCTGCTTCCTTATGCCTGGGGTGCACAGAAGCAGCTGCCGACGGCAAGCCATTTCATGTTGATTCTAGCAAGACTGCCGCGTGATATGGCTGCGGACTCGGAGTATATTCAGGGCATGATGCGCGATGTGCAGAACCTGCCGCCCGAGATTGCCGGGGGGAAGCAGAAGGTCTATGATGTGTTCCTGAAATCCGATTTCGGACTGGAAGGCAATGAGCGGGCGATCTTTGAATGGGGCGCACGGCAGACCTATCTGGCTCTGGGGAATATGATGACTGCTGCGGCGCAGATTGGCATCGACTCCTGTCCGATTGAAGGCTTCGACAAGGCAAAGATCGAGCAGGTGCTGACAGAGGAAGGGATAATGGACCCGGCACATTTCGGAATTGCCTGCATGGCGGCCTTTGGTTACCGGGTTAATGAGCCGCGCGGCAAAACCCGTCAAACGGCCGGCCAAGTAGTGCAGTGGGTCTAA
- a CDS encoding CidA/LrgA family protein, whose product MKIIRVIAEVCLLYVFFLAGDYLQKLLHLPVPGSIVGLLLLFVLLLLKIVPVKLIENGSSFILAYLPMFFIPATAGIMNHLDIFSGRGLLLIGILVVSSVLTMVVTAHSSQWIASRSAKRLTRRTYRARSLQGKGKEA is encoded by the coding sequence ATGAAAATCATCCGCGTTATCGCTGAAGTCTGCTTGCTGTATGTGTTCTTCCTGGCCGGAGATTACTTGCAAAAACTGCTGCATCTGCCGGTTCCGGGCAGTATCGTAGGGCTCTTGCTGCTATTCGTCCTGCTGCTGCTCAAGATTGTTCCGGTGAAGCTGATCGAGAACGGCTCATCCTTTATTCTGGCTTATCTTCCCATGTTCTTCATCCCGGCAACCGCAGGCATCATGAACCATCTGGATATCTTCAGCGGAAGAGGGCTTCTCCTGATTGGCATTCTGGTGGTCAGTAGTGTACTGACCATGGTTGTCACGGCACATTCCAGCCAGTGGATTGCCAGCCGCAGCGCCAAGCGGTTGACACGCCGGACGTATCGTGCGCGCAGCCTGCAAGGGAAGGGGAAGGAAGCATGA
- a CDS encoding LrgB family protein: protein MRILLAVGFVLMNVLIYLFMSMLYKRYRLPVLLPALTATFTVVVLLMGFHISYETYMIGGDWINRLLGPAVVSLAYPLYKQRHVLWKNLPAVLGGTVTGLLVGMFSGLLLAAGLGFSKLYVLSILPKSITTAVAIQISSNLGGDSSLTSVFVMIAGFTGAIGGPYIIKLFRIRGESGIGIGLGTASHALGTAKALEYGEQSVSMSSVAMTVCAIVGSIAGPFVAWIMYH, encoded by the coding sequence ATGAGAATTCTGCTGGCCGTTGGTTTTGTCCTGATGAATGTTCTGATCTATCTCTTCATGTCCATGTTATACAAACGCTACCGTCTTCCTGTCCTGCTGCCGGCACTGACCGCAACGTTCACTGTAGTCGTGCTGCTCATGGGCTTCCATATCTCTTATGAGACTTATATGATCGGCGGCGACTGGATTAACCGCCTGCTTGGGCCAGCGGTTGTATCCCTGGCTTATCCGCTGTACAAACAGCGGCATGTGCTGTGGAAGAATCTCCCGGCCGTACTTGGCGGGACGGTCACCGGACTGCTCGTCGGAATGTTCAGCGGGCTGCTGCTGGCAGCCGGACTCGGCTTCTCCAAGCTGTATGTCCTCTCCATCCTGCCCAAGTCGATCACAACCGCTGTAGCCATCCAGATCTCAAGCAATCTCGGCGGAGATTCCTCGCTTACCTCTGTATTCGTAATGATCGCCGGATTCACAGGGGCCATCGGCGGGCCGTATATCATCAAGCTGTTCAGAATCCGCGGCGAGTCCGGCATCGGCATCGGCCTGGGAACGGCTTCGCACGCCCTTGGCACAGCCAAAGCACTGGAGTACGGTGAGCAGTCGGTGTCCATGAGCTCTGTGGCCATGACGGTATGCGCCATTGTCGGCTCCATTGCCGGACCGTTCGTAGCCTGGATCATGTACCATTAA
- a CDS encoding alpha-N-arabinofuranosidase, translated as MSIQSKMIVDKDFKLAEVDPRLYGSFIEHLGRAVYGGIYEPGHPTADANGFRGDALQAIRALRVPIIRYPGGNFVSGYNWEDGVGPKENRKRSLELAWWTTETNQVGTNEFADWAKLAGSEVMMAVNLGTRGIDAARNLVEYCNHPSGSYWSDLRISHGYQAPHNFRTWCLGNEMDGPWQIGAKTAVEYGRLANETAKAMRWVDPSLELVACGSSGSSMSTFAEWEATVLDLTYDNVDFLSLHTYYNNNNGDTANFLASSLDMDQFIDSVAAVCDYIKAKKKSKKKIYLSLDEWNVWKTQGTSRAQQHWEIAPPEFEDVYNLEDALVVGCCLISLLKHADRVKMACIAQLINVIAPIMTENGGPLWLQTTYYPYMHASIYGRGTVLHPLITSPKYDSKDFTDVPYLEAVSVYNEEMNEVTVFAVNRHLREGLELTVDLRSFGTVEVIQHTILEHEDLQAANTRSNPANVLPHNRGKAAADGGRVSALLPAASWNVIRLRVNG; from the coding sequence ATGAGCATTCAATCCAAGATGATTGTCGACAAGGACTTCAAGCTGGCTGAAGTAGACCCGAGACTGTACGGATCGTTCATCGAGCATCTGGGCCGGGCCGTTTATGGCGGAATTTATGAGCCTGGGCATCCTACCGCAGACGCTAACGGATTTCGCGGTGATGCCCTGCAGGCCATCCGGGCTCTCCGCGTGCCGATTATCCGCTATCCCGGAGGTAACTTTGTCTCCGGCTACAACTGGGAAGACGGCGTAGGACCCAAAGAGAATCGTAAGCGCTCTCTAGAATTAGCCTGGTGGACTACAGAGACTAATCAGGTGGGCACTAATGAATTCGCCGATTGGGCCAAGCTGGCCGGTTCAGAGGTCATGATGGCGGTCAATCTGGGCACCCGCGGGATCGACGCCGCAAGGAATCTCGTGGAATACTGCAACCACCCTTCCGGTTCCTATTGGAGCGATTTGCGGATCTCACACGGGTATCAGGCCCCTCACAACTTCCGCACCTGGTGTCTGGGGAATGAAATGGACGGCCCGTGGCAGATCGGAGCAAAAACAGCCGTCGAATACGGCAGGCTTGCCAATGAAACCGCTAAAGCCATGCGTTGGGTTGACCCTTCCCTTGAGCTTGTGGCCTGCGGCAGCTCGGGCAGCAGCATGAGCACTTTCGCTGAATGGGAAGCTACTGTACTGGATCTCACCTACGACAACGTGGATTTCCTCTCCCTGCACACCTACTACAATAATAATAATGGCGATACAGCGAATTTCCTGGCCAGCTCACTCGATATGGACCAGTTCATCGACAGCGTAGCAGCAGTATGTGATTATATCAAGGCTAAGAAGAAAAGCAAGAAAAAGATTTATCTGTCTCTGGATGAATGGAATGTATGGAAAACGCAGGGGACCAGCCGCGCGCAGCAGCATTGGGAGATTGCCCCGCCTGAGTTCGAGGATGTCTATAATCTTGAGGATGCACTTGTAGTAGGCTGCTGCCTGATCAGCCTGCTGAAGCATGCGGACCGGGTGAAGATGGCCTGCATCGCCCAGCTGATCAATGTCATTGCCCCGATTATGACTGAGAACGGGGGCCCCCTGTGGCTGCAGACCACTTATTATCCTTACATGCATGCATCAATCTATGGCCGGGGAACAGTGCTGCACCCGTTAATTACCAGTCCGAAATATGATTCAAAGGATTTCACTGACGTTCCTTATCTGGAAGCAGTCAGTGTATATAACGAAGAGATGAACGAGGTTACCGTATTTGCTGTCAACCGTCATCTGCGCGAAGGCCTGGAGCTGACCGTCGATCTGCGCAGCTTCGGTACAGTAGAGGTGATCCAGCATACCATACTTGAGCATGAGGATCTGCAAGCGGCGAATACCCGCTCGAACCCGGCGAATGTGCTCCCGCATAACCGCGGAAAGGCGGCCGCAGACGGCGGCCGGGTAAGCGCCCTGCTTCCGGCAGCTTCGTGGAATGTTATCCGGCTGCGCGTTAACGGCTAA
- a CDS encoding ArsR/SmtB family transcription factor → MYLTTDSESLKVYEALASEVRLRIIDLLSVREMHIKEIAARLYLSSAIVSSHVAKLQKAGIVSSQMKRIDGGTYKYCSLSANFLQIKLSGAKGIARKVVEVSVPVGHYTDLQASPTCGIATTEKLIGYYDDPRYFLDPERVDAGILWFAKGYAEYKVPNYLFMDQTVQEIEISMEIGSEAPHVNEKWPSDIAFTMNGIPLGKWTSPGDFGVQRGRLTPAWWNSDVNQYGLLKVLRINTGGTYIDGQQISAVTIDEVGWQQDQWSFRLTAEDTTRRRGGLTLFGRGFGNYEQDIVFRVYYE, encoded by the coding sequence ATGTATTTAACAACGGATTCCGAATCGCTGAAGGTGTACGAAGCATTAGCCAGTGAAGTGCGGCTGCGGATCATTGATCTGCTCAGCGTCCGGGAGATGCATATCAAGGAAATCGCAGCCCGGCTGTATCTAAGCAGCGCCATTGTCAGCTCCCACGTAGCCAAGCTCCAGAAGGCAGGCATCGTCAGCTCCCAAATGAAGCGGATTGATGGCGGCACGTATAAATACTGCTCGCTCTCCGCTAATTTTCTGCAGATTAAATTGTCTGGTGCCAAAGGCATTGCCCGGAAGGTGGTGGAGGTCTCCGTACCGGTGGGGCATTATACCGATCTTCAGGCTTCACCGACCTGTGGCATTGCCACCACCGAGAAGCTGATCGGGTATTATGACGACCCGCGTTATTTCCTGGACCCGGAGCGGGTCGATGCCGGAATTCTCTGGTTCGCCAAAGGCTACGCCGAATACAAGGTGCCCAACTACCTGTTCATGGACCAGACGGTGCAGGAGATTGAGATTTCGATGGAGATCGGCTCGGAAGCGCCGCATGTCAATGAGAAATGGCCTTCAGACATTGCTTTTACGATGAATGGTATTCCGCTAGGCAAATGGACCAGCCCAGGTGATTTCGGCGTGCAGCGGGGAAGGTTGACTCCGGCCTGGTGGAATTCCGATGTGAACCAGTATGGGTTGCTGAAGGTGCTGAGGATTAACACAGGGGGAACTTACATAGACGGCCAGCAGATTTCTGCTGTCACCATTGATGAAGTAGGCTGGCAGCAGGACCAGTGGAGCTTCCGGTTAACTGCAGAAGACACCACCCGAAGGCGGGGCGGCTTAACCTTGTTCGGACGCGGGTTCGGCAATTACGAGCAGGATATTGTTTTCCGGGTGTATTATGAATAG
- a CDS encoding putative ABC transporter permease — MTMVLLQDSYNTLAAVSPYLFYFTVYSFLGWVLEGSYNLYSAGTFRKEGFLKGPFKPMYGCAPLLLLTGQDIGLPFPIFLMLALIIPSAVEFVSGWLLKGIFRKQWWDYSGMPYQLQGHICLKFSLYWWGLSIACIYGLQPLVHFLYLQVERVWTPVIPLALLLFSADLLWTIRTRRRGLRELDPREQLELGEG, encoded by the coding sequence ATGACAATGGTACTTTTGCAAGATAGTTATAATACACTGGCAGCTGTAAGCCCGTATTTGTTCTATTTCACCGTATATTCGTTCCTCGGCTGGGTGCTTGAAGGCAGCTATAACCTTTACAGCGCAGGCACCTTTCGCAAAGAAGGCTTCTTGAAGGGGCCGTTTAAACCCATGTACGGCTGTGCACCTCTGCTGCTGCTTACGGGACAGGATATTGGGCTTCCGTTTCCTATATTCCTGATGCTTGCCCTGATTATTCCGTCGGCTGTGGAGTTTGTCAGCGGCTGGCTGCTCAAGGGTATTTTTCGTAAGCAGTGGTGGGATTATTCGGGAATGCCCTATCAGCTGCAGGGACACATCTGCCTGAAATTCTCGTTGTACTGGTGGGGGCTATCCATTGCCTGTATCTACGGTTTGCAGCCGCTGGTCCATTTCCTGTATCTGCAAGTTGAACGGGTATGGACGCCAGTGATTCCGCTGGCCCTGCTGCTATTCTCGGCAGATCTGCTATGGACTATCCGGACCCGGCGGCGCGGGTTGAGGGAGCTGGACCCTAGGGAGCAGCTGGAGCTTGGTGAGGGATGA